The following are from one region of the Candidatus Cloacimonadota bacterium genome:
- a CDS encoding ATP-binding cassette domain-containing protein — MIQLQNLVKDYGSLRAVDHINFEINEGEILGFLGPNGAGKTTTLKMITCFFEPTEGNISVENFNVLENSREIRKMIGYLPEHNPLYLEMTVYDYLKFVAEVREIPDFKTRLKEVINKCGLHGIVGKPINTLSKGYKQRVGIAQAIIHDPKILILDEPTVGLDPNQIVEIRELIKELGKEKTLIISSHILQEVQAVCDRIVIINKGKIVADGSTEELKSNFQNKTKINLELIAKEDEISSLTENVENISLLSVTPKGNDVVQAIIEFDSGVDKRAEIFQHIKSRDWTLLEMRRDHVSLEAVFRNLTIEEGGE; from the coding sequence ATGATTCAACTTCAAAATCTTGTAAAAGATTATGGCAGTCTGCGAGCAGTAGATCATATTAATTTCGAGATCAACGAAGGAGAGATTCTGGGATTCTTGGGTCCGAATGGAGCAGGTAAGACAACAACCCTTAAAATGATCACCTGTTTTTTTGAACCAACGGAAGGCAATATTTCCGTGGAGAATTTCAATGTTCTGGAAAATTCCCGTGAGATCAGGAAAATGATCGGCTATCTTCCCGAACACAATCCTCTTTATCTTGAAATGACGGTTTATGATTACCTGAAATTTGTAGCAGAGGTCAGGGAAATCCCCGACTTCAAAACCAGACTCAAAGAAGTCATCAACAAATGTGGTTTGCATGGTATTGTGGGAAAACCTATAAATACGCTTTCCAAAGGTTATAAGCAGAGAGTGGGAATTGCCCAGGCAATTATCCACGATCCCAAGATACTCATCCTCGATGAACCAACTGTAGGCCTTGATCCGAACCAGATCGTAGAGATCAGGGAATTGATCAAAGAACTCGGTAAGGAAAAAACGCTCATCATTTCCAGCCATATTTTACAGGAAGTGCAGGCAGTCTGCGACCGGATTGTGATCATTAATAAAGGAAAGATCGTAGCAGACGGATCTACGGAAGAATTAAAATCCAATTTCCAGAACAAGACCAAGATCAATCTGGAATTGATAGCCAAGGAAGACGAGATCTCGTCTTTAACAGAAAATGTGGAAAACATCAGTTTGCTCTCTGTAACTCCCAAAGGAAATGATGTTGTTCAGGCTATTATCGAATTTGATTCCGGCGTAGATAAAAGAGCGGAAATTTTCCAGCATATAAAATCCAGGGATTGGACTTTGTTGGAAATGCGTCGTGATCATGTCAGCCTGGAAGCTGTATTTAGAAATCTGACCATTGAAGAAGGAGGAGAATAA
- a CDS encoding ABC transporter, which produces MNYTSVITKKEMKNYFSSAAAYIVLVIFLLISAWFFSSPLFLNNLAEMRSLFGIVPIIYIFFIPAITMGLLAREKNNGTLELLTTFPLKDSEIVMGKFWASVKVIIIGLAFTLVHFFTILMLGKNIDFGAIFTGYLGLILLGAVYSSIGIFASSLTNNYIVAFIISFFIIFFLFILEYSLFFIPASLVGFFQYISIGYHFSNFIKGVIDTRDLVYFISLIVLFLKLSETALNSRKWR; this is translated from the coding sequence ATGAACTATACATCCGTAATTACTAAAAAGGAAATGAAGAATTATTTCAGTTCAGCAGCCGCATATATCGTGCTGGTAATTTTCCTGTTAATTTCTGCCTGGTTCTTTTCCAGCCCCTTGTTCCTGAATAATCTGGCAGAAATGAGATCACTTTTCGGGATCGTGCCCATTATTTATATTTTCTTTATTCCCGCGATCACAATGGGTCTTCTGGCAAGAGAAAAGAATAACGGAACCCTGGAACTGCTTACTACATTTCCCTTAAAAGATTCGGAGATAGTTATGGGAAAATTCTGGGCTTCAGTAAAAGTAATAATCATTGGGTTAGCATTTACTCTGGTACATTTTTTCACTATTCTGATGCTCGGGAAAAATATCGATTTCGGAGCTATCTTTACCGGTTATTTAGGATTGATCCTGTTAGGAGCGGTTTACAGTTCCATCGGTATTTTCGCTTCCAGTCTGACAAATAATTACATCGTTGCTTTCATCATCAGTTTCTTCATCATCTTCTTCCTGTTCATTCTTGAATATTCACTCTTCTTTATTCCTGCTTCCCTGGTTGGATTTTTCCAATATATCAGCATTGGATACCACTTCTCCAATTTCATTAAAGGTGTGATCGATACCCGCGACCTGGTTTATTTCATCAGTTTGATCGTCCTCTTCCTGAAACTGTCGGAAACTGCACTTAATTCACGGAAATGGAGATAG